A window from Frankiaceae bacterium encodes these proteins:
- a CDS encoding YdeI/OmpD-associated family protein — MRFRGTVELGGRTATGIEVPAEVVEGLGSGKRPAVNVTVNGHTYRSTIASMGGRYLLPLSAENRSAAGAQAGDEVDVEVELDTAPRTVDVPADLQAALDADPTARERFDRLAYSHRLRHVLAINEAKAPETRQRRITKAIEMLRSQ, encoded by the coding sequence ATGAGGTTCCGCGGCACGGTCGAGCTGGGCGGCAGGACGGCGACCGGCATCGAGGTGCCGGCCGAGGTCGTCGAGGGCCTCGGCTCGGGCAAGCGACCCGCCGTCAACGTCACCGTCAACGGCCACACGTACCGCAGCACGATCGCCTCGATGGGCGGCCGCTACCTGCTGCCGCTGAGCGCCGAGAACCGTTCCGCCGCCGGCGCGCAGGCGGGCGACGAGGTCGACGTGGAGGTCGAGCTCGACACGGCACCGCGCACGGTCGACGTGCCGGCCGACCTGCAGGCGGCACTCGACGCCGACCCGACCGCCCGCGAGCGGTTCGACCGCCTCGCGTACAGCCACCGGCTACGTCACGTGCTCGCGATCAACGAGGCCAAGGCACCCGAGACCAGACAGCGCCGCATCACGAAGGCGATCGAGATGCTCCGGAGTCAGTGA
- a CDS encoding trypsin-like peptidase domain-containing protein: MDTETRAPFSFDESYDTSPTIDFGDPFPYGPPTAPPPPPAPPAPPRRRYAGVAALATACALVGSAAGVVAGRELAPEPQATTTTVTGGNAAPPPVAAAAPESYVAVAAKVLPSVVSLGVAGNGGRGSGSGVVIGADGYVLTNNHVVEGAQTVRATFNDGTSATARIVGTDAASDLAVVKVDKTGLTAAKIGSSASVRVGDSVLAVGSPLGLSGTVTAGIVSALNRPVNTTSQQGFGAPPVATVIDAIQTDAAINPGNSGGALVDLAGQVIGINTAIASTTGGNVGVGFAIPIDQAKVIADQLIKTGRASRAQIGVSVGTATTVDGDTRPVIQAVTPGGPAETAGLRAGDIVLKIDGKIVADADALIATVRSHQPGDTVTIEYERDGAKRTATVRLSDAAAG; the protein is encoded by the coding sequence ATGGACACCGAGACCCGTGCCCCGTTCTCGTTCGACGAGTCGTACGACACGTCGCCCACGATCGACTTCGGCGACCCGTTCCCGTACGGGCCGCCCACGGCGCCGCCGCCCCCGCCGGCGCCACCCGCCCCGCCGAGGCGCCGCTACGCCGGCGTCGCCGCGCTCGCGACGGCCTGCGCCCTGGTCGGCTCCGCCGCCGGCGTCGTGGCAGGTCGCGAGCTCGCCCCCGAGCCCCAGGCGACGACCACGACGGTCACCGGCGGCAACGCCGCGCCGCCCCCTGTCGCGGCCGCCGCGCCGGAGTCGTACGTCGCCGTCGCCGCGAAGGTCCTGCCGTCGGTCGTCTCGCTCGGCGTGGCCGGCAACGGCGGCCGCGGCAGCGGCTCCGGCGTCGTCATCGGCGCCGACGGCTACGTCCTCACCAACAACCACGTGGTGGAGGGCGCGCAGACGGTCCGGGCGACGTTCAACGACGGCACGTCGGCGACCGCGCGCATCGTCGGCACCGATGCCGCCTCCGACCTCGCGGTCGTCAAGGTCGACAAGACCGGGCTCACGGCGGCGAAGATCGGCAGCTCGGCGAGCGTCCGCGTCGGCGACTCGGTGCTGGCCGTCGGCTCGCCGCTCGGCCTGTCGGGCACCGTCACCGCCGGCATCGTCTCGGCGCTGAACCGCCCCGTGAACACCACGAGCCAGCAGGGCTTCGGCGCCCCGCCGGTCGCGACGGTCATCGACGCCATCCAGACGGACGCGGCGATCAACCCCGGCAACTCGGGCGGCGCGCTCGTCGACCTCGCCGGCCAGGTCATCGGCATCAACACCGCGATCGCGTCGACGACCGGCGGCAACGTCGGCGTCGGCTTCGCCATCCCGATCGACCAGGCGAAGGTCATCGCCGACCAGCTCATCAAGACCGGGCGCGCCAGCCGCGCGCAGATCGGCGTCTCCGTCGGCACCGCGACGACCGTGGACGGCGACACCCGCCCGGTCATCCAAGCCGTCACGCCGGGCGGCCCGGCCGAGACGGCGGGGCTGCGCGCGGGCGACATCGTGCTGAAGATCGACGGCAAGATCGTCGCCGACGCGGACGCGCTGATCGCCACCGTCCGGTCGCACCAGCCGGGCGACACCGTGACCATCGAGTACGAGCGCGACGGCGCGAAGCGCACGGCCACCGTACGGCTCTCGGACGCCGCCGCCGGCTGA
- a CDS encoding SDR family oxidoreductase — protein MPTALVTGATAGIGAAFVRRLAREGYDLVLVARDLDRLSAMAASVGGAEVLRADLSVPADVALVEARVASVDLLVNNAGFGHRGRFLDVPVDDELSMVRVHVDAVLRLTSAAVRGMAARGHGDVVNVASVAAFFPRGTYGASKAWVVSFSEAVRQDVGGRGVRVLALCPGFTHTEFHDRAGMDMSGLPSALWLSADFVVAEGLRDLRAGKAVSVPGWQYKALVAGGRLVPRSLAGRLASRRGRTFR, from the coding sequence ATGCCGACCGCGCTCGTGACGGGGGCTACGGCGGGGATCGGAGCGGCGTTCGTACGGCGCCTGGCCCGCGAGGGGTACGACCTCGTGCTGGTGGCGCGCGACCTCGACCGGCTCTCGGCCATGGCTGCCTCTGTGGGTGGCGCGGAGGTGCTGCGGGCGGACTTGTCTGTGCCTGCGGACGTGGCTCTCGTCGAGGCGCGGGTGGCGTCCGTGGACCTGCTCGTGAACAACGCCGGCTTCGGTCACCGCGGCCGCTTCCTCGACGTACCCGTTGACGACGAGCTGTCGATGGTGCGGGTGCACGTCGACGCGGTGCTGCGGCTGACGTCGGCGGCGGTGCGAGGCATGGCCGCACGCGGTCACGGCGACGTCGTGAACGTCGCGTCGGTGGCGGCGTTCTTCCCGCGGGGGACGTACGGTGCGTCGAAGGCATGGGTGGTGTCGTTCAGCGAGGCCGTACGGCAGGACGTGGGTGGTCGCGGCGTGCGGGTGCTCGCTCTGTGTCCCGGGTTCACGCACACGGAGTTCCACGACCGGGCGGGCATGGACATGTCGGGGCTGCCGTCGGCGCTGTGGCTGTCGGCGGACTTCGTGGTGGCGGAGGGCTTGCGCGACCTGAGGGCAGGCAAGGCGGTGAGCGTGCCGGGGTGGCAGTACAAGGCGCTGGTGGCGGGCGGCCGGCTGGTGCCGCGTTCGCTGGCTGGGCGGCTCGCGTCGCGCCGTGGGCGGACATTCCGGTAG
- a CDS encoding HAMP domain-containing sensor histidine kinase produces MTPAVTEPGPRTAAAPAWWDLGHSLRSRLVAAAMLAVVVAVSGVVMVAYVAVRHELRRPLDAQLRRQTATLQQQAVLANPFRVRLQTGIGEIGGYAQVIDAAGATGSPIGAALPVSDADRAVARDGDKVVLRDAVVDGTPVRMMTSPLLPRYAVQVALPRATVEAQLRRLTRAFVLVALAGLGLAAALAVVVSRRALAPVSGLTEAAERIAETRDLTLRIDASRQDELGRLAASFNTMLSALESSVGAQRQLVADASHELRTPLASLRTNVELLHRVDELPDDVREEVVTAIVGQVEELTSLVSDVVELARGDEPVESWEDVAYEDLVLHAVDRARRHWPAAEFRTETVPVTVRGVARRIDRAVANLLDNAAKFAGESAVVTVRLDAAGSLTVTDNGPGVPAEALPHVFGRFYRAEEARALPGSGLGLAIVQQFAESHGGRVTLRNAGGGGTVAELTLPPA; encoded by the coding sequence GTGACGCCAGCCGTGACCGAGCCGGGCCCGCGCACCGCGGCCGCACCTGCCTGGTGGGACCTCGGCCACTCGCTGCGCTCGCGGCTGGTCGCGGCGGCGATGCTCGCCGTCGTCGTGGCCGTGAGCGGCGTCGTCATGGTGGCGTACGTCGCCGTCCGCCACGAGCTGCGCCGCCCGCTCGACGCGCAGCTGCGCAGGCAGACCGCGACGCTGCAGCAGCAGGCGGTCCTCGCGAACCCGTTCCGCGTCCGGCTGCAGACCGGCATCGGCGAGATCGGCGGCTACGCGCAGGTCATCGACGCCGCCGGCGCCACCGGCAGTCCCATCGGCGCGGCGCTGCCGGTGAGCGACGCCGACCGCGCGGTCGCGCGCGACGGCGACAAGGTGGTGCTGCGCGACGCGGTCGTCGACGGCACGCCCGTCCGGATGATGACGAGCCCGCTGCTGCCGCGCTACGCCGTGCAGGTCGCGCTCCCCCGCGCCACCGTCGAGGCGCAGCTGCGGCGGCTGACCCGGGCGTTCGTGCTCGTCGCGCTCGCCGGTCTCGGGCTCGCGGCGGCGCTCGCGGTCGTCGTCTCGCGCCGCGCGCTCGCGCCGGTGAGCGGGCTGACCGAGGCCGCCGAACGCATCGCGGAGACCCGCGACCTGACCCTGCGCATCGACGCCTCGCGGCAGGACGAGCTGGGGCGGCTCGCGGCGTCGTTCAACACGATGCTCTCGGCCCTGGAGTCCTCCGTCGGCGCGCAGCGGCAGCTCGTCGCGGACGCCTCCCACGAGCTGCGGACGCCGCTCGCCAGCCTGCGCACCAACGTCGAGCTGCTGCACCGCGTCGACGAGCTGCCCGACGACGTACGCGAGGAGGTCGTCACCGCGATCGTCGGCCAGGTCGAGGAGCTGACGTCGCTCGTCTCGGACGTCGTCGAGCTGGCGCGCGGCGACGAGCCGGTCGAGTCGTGGGAGGACGTGGCGTACGAGGACCTCGTCCTCCACGCCGTCGACCGCGCGCGCAGGCACTGGCCCGCCGCGGAGTTCCGCACGGAGACCGTGCCGGTGACCGTACGCGGCGTCGCGCGGCGCATCGACAGGGCCGTGGCCAACCTGCTCGACAACGCCGCCAAGTTCGCCGGCGAGTCCGCCGTCGTGACGGTGAGGCTCGACGCGGCCGGCTCGCTGACGGTCACCGACAACGGCCCTGGCGTGCCGGCGGAGGCGCTGCCGCACGTGTTCGGGCGGTTCTACCGGGCGGAGGAGGCGCGGGCGCTGCCCGGGTCGGGACTGGGGCTCGCGATCGTGCAGCAGTTCGCCGAGTCGCACGGCGGCCGGGTGACGCTGCGCAACGCCGGCGGCGGCGGCACCGTCGCCGAGCTGACCCTCCCCCCGGCATGA
- a CDS encoding response regulator transcription factor gives MRALVVDDDPELRAALTRALRLDGYDVTAVSNGLKALEAMPEAQPDVVVLDLMMPYVGGLEVCRRLRAKGDRTPILVLTARDEVGDRVAGLDAGADDYLVKPFALEELRARLRALIRRTKPQENDEAVLSLDDLSLDPVSRDVRRGERAIELTRTEFALLELLLRNAGRVLTRDVIMDRVWGYELEPASNSLEVFIGYLRRKTEAGGEPRLIHTVRGVGYTAREP, from the coding sequence GTGCGCGCGCTGGTGGTCGACGACGATCCGGAGCTGCGCGCTGCGCTGACCCGCGCGCTGCGGCTCGACGGCTACGACGTCACCGCCGTCTCCAACGGCCTCAAGGCCCTGGAGGCCATGCCCGAGGCGCAGCCGGACGTCGTCGTGCTCGACCTGATGATGCCGTACGTCGGCGGGCTCGAGGTGTGCCGCCGCCTGCGCGCCAAGGGCGACCGGACGCCGATCCTCGTGCTCACCGCGCGCGACGAGGTCGGCGACCGCGTCGCGGGCCTCGACGCGGGGGCCGACGACTACCTCGTGAAGCCGTTCGCGCTGGAGGAGCTGCGCGCGCGGCTCCGCGCCCTGATCCGCAGGACGAAGCCTCAGGAGAACGACGAGGCGGTCCTCTCGCTCGACGACCTCTCGCTCGACCCGGTGAGCAGGGACGTACGCCGCGGCGAGCGGGCCATCGAGCTGACGCGGACGGAGTTCGCGCTGCTGGAGCTGCTGCTGCGCAACGCGGGCCGCGTCCTGACCCGCGACGTGATCATGGACAGGGTGTGGGGGTACGAGCTCGAGCCGGCGAGCAACTCGCTGGAGGTGTTCATCGGCTACCTGCGCCGCAAGACGGAGGCGGGCGGCGAGCCGCGGCTGATCCACACGGTGCGCGGCGTCGGCTACACCGCGCGCGAGCCGTGA
- a CDS encoding adenylate/guanylate cyclase domain-containing protein, translating into MTKRRQTRRAAILLVAAMVGANVAGAVLSFVYTVVLAPLPPGAGDRADLLARNLPWFLFDLHVTGVVLMALHLYVLYRARGTADPALRATRVLRLPVVICTQVAVAWVVAAAGFVALNWNVGPDNVLACRMGIGIAFAGAIATTLNYLLAERALRPLFREALAASPPRRGGRIHNRLLLTWALGSGLPLLWIAAALFDLTDGFDAPAAGPLLYLVVTALVGGACVHSAVVHSVSDPIDRTSAALRQVGAGDLDVHVPVDDRGELGELQAAVNAMTAGLRDRDRIADLFGRFVSPEVAALALSSGTAPRADRCEATVLFADIVGSTHLAETRDPGDLLRLLNDFFCAVVDAVTAEGGWVNGFDGDGAICVFGPPVGAPDHAARGLRCARDLAQRIAGLRERHPGLDAGIGVSTGTVIAGHVGAARRYEYTVVGAPANEAARLTDAAKTTPARVLAAASTTTAAGAEAAHWRPAGTATLRGAREVAVYAPDDAPVVPPATAEASARG; encoded by the coding sequence GTGACGAAGCGCCGACAGACGCGCCGCGCGGCGATCCTGCTGGTCGCGGCGATGGTCGGCGCGAACGTCGCCGGCGCCGTCCTGTCGTTCGTCTACACCGTCGTCCTCGCGCCGCTGCCGCCCGGCGCCGGCGACCGCGCCGACCTGCTCGCGCGGAACCTGCCGTGGTTCCTCTTCGACCTGCACGTCACCGGCGTCGTGCTCATGGCGCTGCACCTCTACGTCCTCTACCGCGCGAGGGGCACGGCCGACCCGGCGCTGCGCGCGACGCGCGTCCTGCGCCTGCCCGTCGTCATCTGCACGCAGGTCGCCGTCGCGTGGGTCGTCGCGGCGGCCGGCTTCGTCGCGCTCAACTGGAACGTCGGCCCGGACAACGTCCTCGCCTGCCGCATGGGCATCGGCATCGCGTTCGCCGGCGCGATCGCCACGACCCTCAACTACCTGCTGGCCGAACGCGCCCTCCGCCCGCTGTTCCGCGAGGCGCTCGCCGCCAGCCCACCGCGCCGCGGCGGCCGGATCCACAACCGCCTGCTGCTCACCTGGGCGCTCGGCTCGGGGCTGCCGCTGCTGTGGATCGCGGCGGCGCTGTTCGACCTCACCGACGGCTTCGACGCGCCCGCGGCGGGGCCGCTGCTCTACCTCGTCGTCACGGCCCTGGTCGGCGGCGCCTGCGTGCACAGCGCCGTGGTGCACAGCGTCAGCGACCCGATCGACCGTACGTCCGCCGCCCTGCGCCAGGTGGGTGCCGGCGACCTCGACGTGCACGTCCCCGTGGACGACCGCGGCGAGCTCGGCGAGCTGCAGGCCGCTGTCAACGCCATGACCGCGGGCCTGCGCGACCGCGACCGTATAGCCGACCTGTTCGGCCGCTTCGTCAGCCCGGAGGTCGCGGCGTTGGCGCTGAGCTCCGGCACGGCGCCGCGCGCGGATCGGTGCGAGGCGACGGTGCTGTTCGCGGACATCGTCGGCTCGACGCACCTGGCGGAGACCCGCGACCCGGGGGACCTGCTGCGGCTGCTCAACGACTTCTTCTGCGCCGTCGTCGACGCCGTGACGGCCGAGGGCGGCTGGGTCAACGGCTTCGACGGCGACGGCGCGATCTGCGTGTTCGGCCCGCCGGTGGGCGCGCCCGACCACGCGGCGCGCGGGCTGCGCTGCGCGCGCGACCTGGCGCAGCGCATCGCGGGGCTGCGCGAACGCCACCCCGGCCTCGACGCCGGCATCGGCGTCAGCACCGGCACCGTCATCGCCGGCCACGTCGGCGCCGCGCGGCGCTACGAGTACACCGTCGTCGGCGCCCCCGCCAACGAGGCCGCCCGCCTCACCGACGCCGCCAAGACGACGCCCGCGCGCGTCCTCGCCGCGGCCTCGACGACGACGGCCGCGGGCGCGGAGGCGGCGCACTGGCGGCCAGCGGGCACGGCCACCCTGCGCGGCGCGCGCGAGGTCGCGGTGTACGCCCCCGACGACGCCCCCGTCGTGCCGCCCGCGACCGCCGAGGCGTCGGCGCGCGGGTAG
- a CDS encoding neutral/alkaline non-lysosomal ceramidase N-terminal domain-containing protein encodes MLRRLLPAIAALALVPLTAVTHAEAPPTLLAGAAVVDDTWHVGSGAGQYGTTGSPIASALSGGETDPHLHGTKKAPSYGVQSRLTARAIVLQGTNGKRIALLKTDNYLAQDLLLRRVGQLLEAAGSGVTYDAILYGVTHNHSSPYYATPAAGVWLFQDAVDLRAFEFQARAVAEAITTAESRLAPAKMGATEVPFSVYKGNIVGPQRAHDGSPAGYPDAEGDNGLVVMSFTRQDTGKPIATWMNWGQHPESLDAYDLISADYVGTLERYVDRETGAPLVFSQGDVGSAEGPYFRSGFETMSDGVIRAWAHVGFAQMERGARYVADAVLGALGTLASGGGAVPYSADVPVDVYSRWTPGPVSHPYPSVSNCRTQKTLDGDPGAPVAGMPDCERGDAPTSGMAAVYESLKEHDIPVPDNYDAPSFAAVEENARLRLQAFRVGEVVLASCACEAQVDIIKNFESRADKTQGNIYDGYDWAGLCTRNDDTTWTCPDPPTRGRGTVTISDMTYRRMNAQIHNDARGWDDPENVAAAMSEPHDPAKIYGNFTKEELPADLGYTLAVGVGHAGDYNGYTVSYREYQAYDSYRKALTSYGPHTADYMSTRLVRMAGKMKGGPDLADETTHAVGLADEARQAALAVALGQASAAAYEAYEASLPDDVGPAAVVTPAKNITRFDGTSFSWRGGSNAVDQPRVRVERLVSGTWQTYADQTGEVPLKVALPRGVQGLATARTGSQEWIWTAAFEAYHAFPSRLGSTPTGQYRFVVDGVIRSGGANVPYRFESPFTVSAWDGLVAKDLRREADGRLSFVVDPVTYPRTYSSPFRYIKDDGNKDLCKTCTFRPWASRSSVVSAVVTVLRDRGDWRTVPATFSNGRWYATLVLAKGESAVVAPGNVRDAYGEANGAPSNTVLGPPRKPMPAL; translated from the coding sequence TTGCTGCGTCGTCTGCTGCCCGCCATCGCCGCGCTCGCGCTCGTACCGCTCACCGCGGTCACGCACGCCGAGGCGCCGCCCACCCTGCTCGCGGGTGCCGCCGTCGTGGACGACACGTGGCACGTCGGCTCGGGGGCCGGCCAGTACGGCACCACCGGCTCGCCCATCGCCAGCGCGCTCTCCGGCGGCGAGACCGACCCGCACCTGCACGGCACGAAGAAGGCGCCGTCGTACGGCGTCCAGTCGCGCCTCACGGCACGCGCGATCGTCCTGCAGGGCACCAACGGCAAGCGGATCGCGCTGCTCAAGACCGACAACTACCTCGCCCAGGACCTGCTGCTCCGCCGCGTGGGCCAGCTGCTCGAGGCCGCGGGCAGCGGCGTGACGTACGACGCGATCCTCTACGGCGTCACGCACAACCACTCCTCGCCGTACTACGCCACCCCGGCCGCGGGCGTGTGGCTGTTCCAGGACGCGGTGGACCTGCGGGCGTTCGAGTTCCAGGCGCGCGCCGTGGCCGAGGCGATCACCACCGCCGAGTCGCGCCTCGCCCCGGCGAAGATGGGCGCGACCGAGGTGCCGTTCAGCGTCTACAAGGGCAACATCGTCGGGCCGCAGCGCGCGCACGACGGCTCCCCCGCCGGCTACCCCGACGCCGAGGGCGACAACGGCCTCGTCGTCATGTCGTTCACCCGCCAGGACACCGGCAAGCCGATCGCGACGTGGATGAACTGGGGCCAGCACCCCGAGTCGCTCGACGCGTACGACCTCATCTCCGCCGACTACGTCGGCACGTTGGAGCGCTACGTCGACCGCGAGACCGGCGCGCCGCTGGTGTTCAGCCAGGGCGACGTCGGCTCGGCCGAGGGCCCGTACTTCCGGAGCGGCTTCGAGACCATGTCCGACGGCGTGATCCGCGCCTGGGCGCACGTCGGGTTCGCGCAGATGGAGCGCGGCGCGCGGTACGTCGCCGACGCCGTCCTCGGCGCGCTCGGCACGCTGGCCTCCGGTGGCGGCGCGGTGCCGTACTCGGCCGACGTGCCCGTCGACGTCTACTCCCGCTGGACCCCGGGCCCGGTGTCGCACCCGTACCCCAGCGTGTCGAACTGTCGTACGCAGAAGACGCTCGACGGCGACCCCGGCGCGCCCGTCGCGGGCATGCCCGACTGCGAGCGCGGCGACGCGCCGACCTCGGGCATGGCGGCGGTCTACGAAAGCCTCAAGGAGCACGACATCCCCGTGCCCGACAACTACGACGCCCCGTCGTTCGCGGCCGTCGAGGAGAACGCCCGGCTGCGGCTCCAGGCGTTCCGCGTCGGCGAGGTCGTGCTCGCGTCGTGCGCCTGCGAGGCGCAGGTCGACATCATCAAGAACTTCGAGAGCCGCGCGGACAAGACCCAGGGCAACATCTACGACGGCTACGACTGGGCCGGCCTCTGCACGCGCAACGACGACACGACGTGGACCTGCCCCGACCCGCCCACGCGCGGCCGCGGCACCGTGACGATCTCCGACATGACGTACCGGCGGATGAACGCGCAGATCCACAACGACGCACGAGGCTGGGACGACCCCGAGAACGTCGCGGCCGCGATGAGCGAGCCCCACGACCCGGCGAAGATCTACGGCAACTTCACCAAGGAGGAGCTGCCCGCCGACCTCGGCTACACGCTCGCCGTCGGCGTCGGCCACGCCGGCGACTACAACGGCTACACGGTCTCCTACCGCGAGTACCAGGCGTACGACTCGTACCGGAAGGCGCTGACGTCGTACGGCCCGCACACCGCCGACTACATGTCGACGCGGCTCGTGCGGATGGCAGGGAAGATGAAGGGCGGGCCCGACCTGGCGGATGAGACGACGCACGCGGTGGGTCTCGCGGACGAGGCGCGCCAGGCAGCCCTCGCGGTGGCGCTGGGCCAGGCGTCCGCAGCGGCGTACGAGGCGTACGAGGCCTCGCTCCCCGACGACGTCGGCCCCGCGGCCGTCGTCACGCCGGCCAAGAACATCACGCGCTTCGACGGCACGTCGTTCTCGTGGCGCGGCGGCTCCAACGCCGTCGACCAGCCGCGGGTCCGCGTCGAGCGGCTCGTGAGCGGGACGTGGCAGACCTACGCCGACCAGACCGGCGAGGTGCCGCTCAAGGTCGCGCTGCCTCGCGGGGTCCAGGGCCTCGCGACCGCGCGGACCGGGTCGCAGGAGTGGATCTGGACGGCGGCGTTCGAGGCGTACCACGCGTTCCCCTCGCGCCTCGGCTCGACGCCGACCGGCCAGTACCGCTTCGTCGTCGACGGCGTCATCCGCTCCGGCGGGGCGAACGTGCCGTACCGCTTCGAGTCGCCGTTCACCGTGTCGGCCTGGGACGGCCTCGTCGCGAAGGACCTGCGGCGTGAGGCCGACGGGCGGCTGTCGTTCGTCGTGGACCCGGTGACGTACCCGAGGACGTACTCCTCGCCGTTCCGCTACATCAAGGACGACGGCAACAAGGACCTCTGCAAGACGTGCACGTTCCGCCCGTGGGCATCTCGGTCGTCGGTGGTGTCGGCCGTGGTGACCGTGCTGCGCGACCGCGGCGACTGGCGCACCGTGCCGGCGACGTTCTCCAACGGCCGTTGGTACGCCACCCTCGTGCTCGCCAAGGGCGAGAGCGCGGTCGTGGCGCCGGGCAACGTGCGCGACGCCTACGGGGAGGCGAACGGCGCCCCGTCCAACACCGTGCTCGGCCCGCCCCGCAAGCCGATGCCCGCTCTCTAG
- a CDS encoding MMPL family transporter: protein MLVRLATWCYERRRLVLGLWVLALVASFALSSAFGAAFKQDYFAPGSESKEALDVLREKFPKRSGDTLQVVFRAPGGIEQAKPRIEALLTDLADDEHVERIVSPFSEQGAFQISQDRTIAYADVELDEVAQDIDLEESKVLVDKVLAANGDGLQVEAGGQTAAIALQGEVGSEGIGFLAAALILLVTFGSLVAMGLPLMTALFGIGISMSLGAVMRNVVDVPDWAPSVAAMVGIGVGIDYALFIVTRYRSGLSDGTDPRQATITAISTAGRAVLFAGCTVVISLMGILLMGVPFAAGVAFSATLAVLVIMLASVTLLPAVLGFTGHNIERLHVPFFGKRAKAYDHSLWFRWSRFIQRRPWPAAIGGFLLLVLLSLPFYSMRFGFPDASNDPTTFTTRRAYDLLTTGFGKGFNGPMLLTVEGDLSKAPGIVERLRTTPGVANVSPPQPNEAGDTAIVQLIPTTSPQAKETEDLVDRLRDDVIPAAVAGSDVKVSVSGLVAGGLDSNRYISGRLPLLIGGVVILSFLLLLVVFRSVLVAVKAAIMNLLSIGAAYGVVALCVNGGPLGDLIGIPEPTPVPSFIPMMMFAILFGLSMDYEVFLLSRIREEYERTRDNGLAVADGLARTARVITAAAAIMVTVFLAFVPSPVVFLKMIGVGMAAAIFIDATLVRMVLVPATMELLGDRNWWLPGWLARRLPNVHVEGTPAELEEAAASA, encoded by the coding sequence ATGCTGGTACGGCTCGCCACCTGGTGCTACGAGCGCCGCCGCCTGGTGCTCGGCCTCTGGGTCCTCGCGCTGGTGGCGTCGTTCGCGCTGTCGTCGGCGTTCGGCGCGGCGTTCAAGCAGGACTACTTCGCGCCGGGCTCGGAGTCGAAGGAGGCGCTCGACGTCCTGCGGGAGAAGTTCCCGAAGCGCTCCGGCGACACGCTGCAGGTCGTCTTCCGCGCTCCCGGCGGCATCGAGCAGGCGAAGCCGCGCATCGAGGCGCTGCTCACCGACCTCGCCGACGACGAGCACGTCGAGCGCATCGTCAGCCCGTTCAGCGAGCAGGGCGCGTTCCAGATCTCCCAGGACCGCACCATCGCGTACGCCGACGTCGAGCTCGACGAGGTCGCGCAGGACATCGACCTCGAGGAGAGCAAGGTCCTGGTCGACAAGGTGCTCGCCGCAAACGGCGACGGCCTGCAGGTCGAGGCCGGCGGCCAGACCGCCGCGATCGCGCTGCAGGGCGAGGTGGGCTCGGAGGGCATCGGCTTCCTCGCGGCCGCGCTGATCCTGCTCGTGACGTTCGGGTCCCTGGTCGCGATGGGGCTGCCGCTGATGACGGCGCTGTTCGGCATCGGCATCTCGATGTCGCTCGGCGCGGTCATGCGCAACGTCGTCGACGTCCCCGACTGGGCGCCCTCCGTCGCGGCGATGGTCGGTATCGGCGTGGGCATCGACTACGCGCTGTTCATCGTCACCCGCTACCGCTCCGGCCTGTCCGACGGCACCGACCCGCGCCAGGCGACGATCACCGCGATCTCGACGGCAGGGCGCGCGGTGCTGTTCGCCGGCTGCACCGTCGTCATCTCGCTCATGGGCATCCTGCTGATGGGCGTGCCGTTCGCGGCGGGTGTGGCGTTCTCGGCGACCCTCGCGGTGCTCGTCATCATGCTGGCGTCGGTGACGCTGCTGCCCGCGGTGCTGGGCTTCACCGGGCACAACATCGAACGCCTCCACGTGCCGTTCTTCGGCAAGCGCGCCAAGGCGTACGACCACTCGCTGTGGTTCCGGTGGAGCCGGTTCATCCAGCGCCGGCCGTGGCCCGCCGCGATCGGCGGGTTCCTGCTGCTCGTGCTGCTGTCGCTGCCGTTCTACTCGATGCGCTTCGGCTTCCCCGACGCGTCCAACGACCCGACGACGTTCACGACGAGGCGCGCGTACGACCTGCTGACGACCGGCTTCGGCAAGGGCTTCAACGGCCCCATGCTGCTCACCGTCGAGGGCGACCTCAGCAAGGCGCCGGGCATCGTCGAGCGGCTCCGTACGACGCCCGGCGTGGCCAACGTGTCGCCGCCGCAGCCCAACGAGGCCGGGGACACCGCGATCGTCCAGCTCATCCCGACGACCTCGCCGCAGGCGAAGGAGACCGAGGACCTCGTCGACCGGCTCCGCGACGACGTCATCCCCGCGGCCGTAGCCGGCAGCGACGTCAAGGTGAGCGTGAGCGGCCTGGTCGCCGGCGGTCTCGACTCCAACCGCTACATCAGCGGCCGGCTCCCGCTGCTCATCGGCGGCGTCGTGATCCTGTCGTTCCTGCTGCTGCTCGTCGTGTTCCGCTCGGTGCTCGTCGCGGTCAAGGCCGCGATCATGAACCTCCTCTCCATCGGCGCGGCGTACGGCGTCGTCGCCCTCTGCGTCAACGGCGGCCCGCTCGGCGACCTCATCGGCATCCCCGAGCCGACGCCGGTGCCGTCGTTCATCCCGATGATGATGTTCGCGATCCTCTTCGGGCTGTCCATGGACTACGAGGTCTTCCTGCTGTCCCGCATCAGGGAGGAGTACGAGCGCACCCGCGACAACGGCCTCGCCGTCGCCGACGGGCTGGCCCGCACCGCCCGCGTCATCACGGCCGCGGCGGCGATCATGGTGACGGTGTTCCTGGCGTTCGTGCCGAGCCCGGTCGTGTTCCTCAAGATGATCGGCGTCGGCATGGCGGCGGCGATCTTCATCGACGCGACGCTGGTCCGCATGGTGCTGGTGCCCGCGACGATGGAGCTGCTCGGCGACCGCAACTGGTGGCTGCCCGGCTGGCTCGCCAGGCGCCTGCCCAACGTCCACGTCGAGGGCACTCCCGCCGAGCTCGAGGAGGCCGCCGCGAGCGCGTAG